The following are encoded together in the Phragmites australis chromosome 19, lpPhrAust1.1, whole genome shotgun sequence genome:
- the LOC133900729 gene encoding probable protein phosphatase 2C 75 → MGSCLTMEQRPTAVEEAGEKGGEGRREEEAPGRIAGNGVGNAACLFTRQGRKGTNQDAMVVWENFNGRSDTIFCGVFDGHGPHGHLMARKVRDTLPLKLRDFIYDDYGDSPTSNSDGLVLEETLSPYADAEDKSPMAGQKEEHRELFSTMKESFRKAFRIMDKELRLHRNIDSICSGTTAVTLIKQGQDLIVGNLGDSRAVLGTRGQNGRLVAHQLTVDLKPDHPREARRIKRCNGRVFAHQDEPDVARLWLPNCNSPGLAMARAFGDFCLKDFGLISVPEVTYRQITEKDEFIVLATDGVWDVMSNQEVVEIVASCSDRSLAARSVVEYANQNWRFKYPTSKTDDCAVICLFLDSDANAGGLSGSSVTRRGTGSSPRMAARSRNPRSKRVIPEDAEDAESGDERSLEGFTRLNTLLALPKFGDTSPTKK, encoded by the exons ATGGGATCGTGCCTGACGATGGAGCAGCGGCCCACCGCTGTGGAGGAGGCGGGGGAGAAGGGGGGAGAGGgcaggagggaggaggaggcgcccggGAGGATCGCCGGGAACGGAGTGGGCAATGCAGCCTGCTTGTTCACGCGGCAGGGAAGGAAAGGCACCAACCAGGACGCCATGGTCGTGTGGGAG AACTTTAATGGAAGATCGGACACAATTTTTTGTGGAGTTTTTGATGGCCATGGCCCACATGGCCATCTTATGGCGAGGAAAGTAAGAGATACTCTCCCTTTGAAGCTGCGTGATTTTATATATGACGACTATGGGGACAGCCCTACCAGTAATTCAGATGGCTTAGTTCTAGAGGAGACTTTATCTCCATATGCAGATGCAGAGGACAAGTCTCCCATGGCTGGACAGAAAGAAGAACATCGGGAATTATTCAGCACAATGAAAGAGTCATTTCGGAAGGCTTTTAGAATTATGGATAAGGAGCTTAGATTACATCGAAACATAGATAGTATTTGTAGTGGAACCACTGCAGTTACTTTAATCAAGCAG GGTCAGGACCTTATTGTCGGGAACTTAGGTGACTCCAGGGCTGTGTTAGGCACCAGAGGTCAAAATGGTCGCTTGGTTGCTCATCAATTAACTGTTGACCTGAAACCCGATCATCCAA gGGAAGCAAGGAGAATCAAGCGATGTAATGGAAGGGTCTTTGCTCATCAGGATGAACCAGATGTGGCTCGCCTTTGGCTTCCTAACTGCAACTCCCCTGGTCTAGCAATGGCACGAGCTTTTGGTGATTTCTGTCTAAAGGATTTCGGGCTAATCTCTGTGCCTGAAGTTACCTATAGACAGATCACTGAGAAGGATGAGTTCATCGTCCTCGCTACAGATGGG GTGTGGGATGTCATGTCCAACCAGGAAGTAGTGGAGATTGTTGCTTCGTGCTCTGATCGCTCCTTAGCAGCTCGTAGTGTTGTTGAATATGCTAATCAGAATTGGAGGTTCAAATACCCAACCTCGAAAACTGATGATTGTGCAGTGATCTGTCTTTTCCTTGACAGTGATGCCAATGCTGGTGGGTTATCAGGATCATCCGTTACTAGAAGGGGAACTGGATCTAGTCCAAGGATGGCAGCCAGATCAAGGAACCCCAGGAGTAAAAGGGTTATTCCCGAAGATGCCGAAGATGCAGAAAGTGGGGATGAGAGGTCCTTGGAGGGCTTCACCCGGTTGAACACACTATTGGCACTACCAAAGTTCGGCGACACAAGTCCgaccaagaaatga